The following coding sequences are from one Triticum aestivum cultivar Chinese Spring chromosome 5A, IWGSC CS RefSeq v2.1, whole genome shotgun sequence window:
- the LOC123108247 gene encoding U-box domain-containing protein 9-like, translating to MKTTAQGVPYPSRVEFCGDSYSSRRREWTDVRIVRRLQGSRHQERLAARNHFRAMRDSQRAGGSKPTPLFRLAMDNLRDAELVEECIRDCDTPEYLTCPLLGELMIDPVTIATGKTFDRQYLKDWFEKNGHICPVTGQPVSGAIVRNERIRRYLYEWERITKVSKEHEVNSRSSRNDSIVRHISLPVYIYVLCASRITLLLLFIFYWKYKQIITVSCA from the exons ATGAAAACCACCGCGCAGGGAGTTCCGTACCCTTCGCGCGTTGAATTTTGTGGAGATTCTTACTCATCACGAAGAAGGGAATGGACTGATGTAAGAATTGTGAGAAGACTGCAAGG aTCGCGTCACCAAGAGAGGCTTGCTGCTCGTAATCATTTCAGAGCGATGCGTGATAGTCAGCGAGCGGGCGGAAGCAAGCCTACCCCCCTATTCAGGCTTGCAATGGATAACCTAAGGGATGCGGAGCTTGTAGAGGAGTGTATCAGGGATTGTGATACTCCAGAATATCTTACTTGTCCATTGTTGGGCGAGCTTATGATTGACCCGGTGACAATTGCCACGGGGAAG ACATTTGACCGACAGTACCTCAAGGATTGGTTTGAGAAGAACGGGCATATCTGTCCTGTGACCGGCCAGCCTGTTTCAGGTGCCATTGTCCGAAACGAGCGTATCCGAAGGTATTTGTACGAGTGGGAGCGGATCACCAAGGTCTCAAAAGAACATGAAGTGAACTCACGTAGTAGTAGGAATGACAGTATAGTTCGTCATATTTCACTGCCTGTATATATATATGTCTTGTGTGCTTCCCGAATTACACTGCTGCTACTTTTTATCTTTTACTGGAAATATAAACAGATCATTACAGTCTCTTGTGCCTAA